TGCGACAATCTTTACGTTGCCTTACCCAGAATCTGAATTAGTTCAGAATCCATTATTGAGAGAAAATCCTGTTCCATATCAGTTTACAGAAGAGAAAATAAAAGACTTATTCTAGTTTCAGAAATAAAAAACTAAAAGACATAAATATGAAATATATTTTAAATAAAAAGTATTGGGCACCTATTGCACTTTTAAGCATGATGGTTTTCGGTATGCTATTTACTTCTTGCGATAACAACGATTCTGAAGGACGCGCAATGACCATTACAAAAGTGTTTTTAGAAGATGTAAATTCGACCGTACCAGATAGAGAAGTTAGTTTTGCCCGTTTAGGACAGCTATTGCGTATAGAAGGTTCTGGATTTGAAGGACTTAAAAAAGTTTATATTAACGGATATTCGACCTATTTCAATGTAGTTTTTGTTTCTAACAATTCAATGTTGGTCAGCATTTCTGCAGATACACCCATTACAGATGCAGATCCATCGGTAAGAAATACAATTCGTTTTGTAAATGATTCAAACGAAGTGACATTTCCTTTTCAAATTCGTTCAGGAAAACCAACTATTTTAAGTATGTCGAATACAATGCCAAATCCCGGAGAGACAATTATTGTTTCAGGAACAGGTTTGACAGAAGTGAGCAAAGTAGTTTTTCCAGGGAATGTTGAAGTTACAACAGGAATCACTTCAGATGAAGAAGGAGAATCGTTTACTGTTGTGGTTCCAAGCGGAATTTCAGATTTAGGAGGTTCAATTTATGCCGAAACATCAAATGGAGGTGTTTACTCTCCAGCGTATTTCAATTTCAAAAAAGGTTTACTGCTTAATTTTGACGGACAAGGTTCACACGGATATTGGGGAAGTTCAACAAGTATGATTCAGCCAGAAGATTTAGAATCGGCAGCTTTAGGAACTGGAAATGTATCTCAAGGAAAATACGTACCTCATCGTCCAGCTCGTATTGCTTCTTTTGATGCAGCAAAAAACCGTTGTTCTGAAGTTTGGACAGCAGGAAATGGAGTAGACAATTGGAGAGCACAGCTAACGCCATACATTCCGGCAAGTACCCCATTAGATAAAGTAGGATTTCAATTTGATATCTATGTGCCAGATGTTTGGAGAGATTCTGGTTTCTTAAAAATTTGTATGATCAATAATTTTAATGGTGGAGAATGGGCAGGAGCTTGTTACAACTATGTTCCTTGGATTAAAGATGGTAAATCAATTGGAGTAAATACAACGGGATGGATTACAG
The Flavobacterium humidisoli DNA segment above includes these coding regions:
- a CDS encoding glycan-binding surface protein, whose protein sequence is MKYILNKKYWAPIALLSMMVFGMLFTSCDNNDSEGRAMTITKVFLEDVNSTVPDREVSFARLGQLLRIEGSGFEGLKKVYINGYSTYFNVVFVSNNSMLVSISADTPITDADPSVRNTIRFVNDSNEVTFPFQIRSGKPTILSMSNTMPNPGETIIVSGTGLTEVSKVVFPGNVEVTTGITSDEEGESFTVVVPSGISDLGGSIYAETSNGGVYSPAYFNFKKGLLLNFDGQGSHGYWGSSTSMIQPEDLESAALGTGNVSQGKYVPHRPARIASFDAAKNRCSEVWTAGNGVDNWRAQLTPYIPASTPLDKVGFQFDIYVPDVWRDSGFLKICMINNFNGGEWAGACYNYVPWIKDGKSIGVNTTGWITVTIPLNKFYAWSKEPFTFETVLAYREAATYQNFGIYFENSDVKLSNVTGNASEVEFPSKATSVKVYTDNWRIVPLDTPVYNDFN